One genomic region from Candidatus Mesenet endosymbiont of Agriotes lineatus encodes:
- the pstB gene encoding phosphate ABC transporter ATP-binding protein PstB → MTQIFSSVKNLILWYGSKQILSNLNLNIYKKEITTFIGASGCGKSTFLRCFNRMNDYISGCKIIGEIVIDGVNIYSSDMDVVLLRSKVGMVFQKPNPFPKSIYDNVAYGPRLHNMARTKKKLDEIVEESLTRVGLWADLKERLKDSALDLSGGQQQRLCIARAISVRPTMLLMDEPCSALDPMATYTIENLILELKSKFTIVMVTHSMKQAKKLSNNVVFFHMGKIIETGKTEEIFENPKSLQVKEYILDH, encoded by the coding sequence ATGACGCAAATTTTCTCATCAGTTAAAAACTTAATCTTATGGTATGGCTCAAAACAAATCTTATCCAACTTAAATTTAAATATTTACAAAAAAGAAATTACAACTTTTATAGGAGCATCTGGTTGTGGTAAATCTACGTTTTTGCGCTGCTTTAATCGCATGAATGACTATATTTCCGGATGCAAGATTATAGGAGAAATTGTAATTGATGGAGTAAATATTTACAGCTCTGATATGGATGTAGTTCTGCTTAGATCCAAGGTAGGCATGGTATTTCAAAAGCCTAACCCTTTTCCTAAATCAATATATGATAATGTTGCTTATGGACCAAGGCTTCATAACATGGCAAGAACAAAAAAAAAGCTAGACGAGATAGTAGAAGAAAGTTTAACTAGGGTTGGCTTATGGGCAGATCTAAAAGAAAGGCTAAAAGACAGCGCTCTAGATCTATCTGGTGGTCAGCAACAACGTTTATGTATAGCACGTGCTATTTCTGTAAGACCAACCATGCTTTTAATGGATGAACCGTGTTCAGCGTTGGATCCGATGGCAACATATACCATTGAGAATTTAATACTTGAGCTCAAATCTAAATTTACTATTGTGATGGTTACTCATTCAATGAAACAAGCAAAAAAACTCTCTAACAATGTTGTGTTTTTTCATATGGGAAAAATTATTGAGACTGGTAAAACAGAAGAAATCTTTGAAAATCCCAAATCTCTTCAAGTAAAAGAATATATACTAGATCATTAA
- the dapB gene encoding 4-hydroxy-tetrahydrodipicolinate reductase has translation MKTKIGIVGCLGRMGRFIVSELRNCGNVEMSGGVAKSGNEKIGLDIGLALNIGLEIGVKVTDSIFNLFKSSDVVIDFTNKECLLQCLEVAYDLEKPLVSGTTGIDGIDLKEYSKKAPILWSANMSIGVNLLCKLVQDASKSLGQDYDVEIWEMHHSLKKDSPSGTAIALGEAAAEGLNVDFKINHYFNSDSNFRKKGSIGFAVSRGGGIIGDHKVMFTNEGEQIELSHRGINRNIYAKGAIKAALWLAQKPAGLYSMKNVLEI, from the coding sequence ATGAAAACAAAAATAGGTATAGTTGGTTGTTTAGGGAGAATGGGCAGGTTCATTGTTAGTGAACTTAGAAACTGCGGAAATGTAGAGATGAGTGGTGGTGTTGCCAAGTCAGGGAATGAAAAGATTGGCTTAGATATTGGTTTAGCTTTAAACATAGGGCTTGAAATAGGGGTTAAGGTTACAGATTCTATCTTTAATTTATTTAAAAGTTCTGATGTCGTAATAGACTTTACAAATAAAGAGTGCTTGCTTCAATGTCTTGAGGTTGCCTATGACTTAGAAAAACCTTTAGTTAGTGGAACAACTGGTATTGATGGCATTGATCTTAAAGAATATTCGAAAAAGGCTCCTATCTTATGGTCAGCAAATATGAGTATAGGAGTTAATTTATTGTGCAAGTTAGTGCAAGATGCATCTAAAAGTTTAGGTCAGGATTATGACGTTGAAATTTGGGAAATGCATCACAGTCTCAAGAAGGATTCACCTTCTGGTACAGCTATAGCTTTGGGAGAAGCTGCAGCTGAAGGTTTAAATGTCGATTTTAAAATAAATCACTATTTCAATAGCGATTCAAATTTTAGGAAAAAAGGCAGTATAGGTTTTGCTGTATCTCGTGGAGGGGGAATTATTGGAGATCATAAAGTTATGTTTACTAATGAAGGTGAACAAATAGAGCTTAGCCATAGAGGAATAAACAGAAACATATATGCTAAGGGCGCAATTAAAGCAGCACTATGGTTAGCTCAAAAACCTGCAGGTCTTTATTCTATGAAAAACGTCTTAGAAATATAA